The window ttctcttccaaAATGTAGAATGGAACAATTTTCTAGTCTGCAAAAATTTCTATGAATAAAAAACTTTTCTTTTGACATCTTTCTCccaaatttaaagaaaagatatAACTAAATCTAAAATATTCATATAAAACAACCAGGGGCAGAGTTAGGTGGTGGAAAAGGAGTGATgctccctaattttaattttttacatgtaaattatatataaatttcagtttaatattttttaaaattttattttaatcttaatttattgtataaatatttttaacctCCCTTTAATAATTTATCTAACTCCGCCCCTGAAAACAACTATAACACTATAAAaaagaattattataaaaaaaaaaagaaaagccacTAAAATGATTAGGATCAAAAGCTCAggaagaaactaaaaaaaaaaaaaataatattaactaattaaaaattcaaagagAGCCTTGAAAGGAggcattttttaatttgttgatgCAGTGTTAACTGTTAAGGATGTCCAGATTCAACTAACCAGAAAGCGGGGGCCAGGACATGTTGGTCAAAACGCGCAAACTCTCTGTTTGGGTTGACACTGCTTTTTTTAACTAACAATCGCGTCTCCACGAAGCGCAGAATCAAAATCTCCCAAACAACACCTCAACCACCATGGCTTCCTCCATCAAGGTAATCTTACATTCTTACTTCTTCTCCCTTACAAAGTTTTATGTGTCCTGATTCTGCAATATCCTccattgctttctctttctctttctgctTTGTTTCATCACATGCTCAATTTTAAGTCTCTATATTATTTCCTTCATTCAGATTTCAGAAACTTAAATTCTTCCTTCTTCAACTGTTTTCAAAAGGGCCGATAATAAAGCTGCTATATGTTCAAgagaaataaacaaataaataactaaatatattgAAGTAATGAAGTCTAGAATTTTTTTTACCATGCATAGTGCTGCTGTGGCAAGCAAGCTGAACAGTGTTCGGTTAATTGTGAGATTCATTTGTTTTGAAGTTGAGCTTCTTTCTATCAATGTGTAATTCTAACTTATTATTTGCTTTAATGGCTTAGTGAATCGATAGTGATTATTCCTCTGCTCCTCGTATGTGTGCTTTGTGTTTGTTtgtggaagagagagagagagcgctgAAAGTTTCTCatgatttataattttatatattcaaACATAGTTgcttatttgaaaaagaaataaataaataaaaagaaaaaaatgttaattttCTGTGCTAAAATCGCTACTATTTCTATTTACATAATGGAGAGGAATTTTTGAGTTATTCATTCGGACTTCATAgtcatagaaaaaaataaataattcttcaAATGTCACTTATTCACAGGATCCCCGAGAGGAAGTCCTTCAAGCATGGTACATGGATGATAGTGAAGAAGATCAGAGGCTTCCTCACCACAAAGAACCCAAGCAGTTTGTGTCATTGGAGCAACTTGCCGGTAGGATTCTTTGCAGAATGTGTTGCCTTTTTATTAGCTTATTGAGGAACTTACGCTCACTTGGGATTTTCCATGTTAACATGCAGAACTTGGAGTTCTTAGTTGGCGATTGGATGCTGATAACCATGAAACAGATCCAGAGCTGAAAAAGATCCGTGAAGAACGGGGCTATACCTACATGGTTTGTTATAATATGTTGATTCAAAGTTGCCTTACTATCTTCTAGATTTTATTCACCATCAATCTGACCATTCCAATTACATAATCAGAAATATCAACAAAATGCAGATACACGACCATCCTTAATTATGACTTACATGGAACAATAATTATTGTAAAGGATAACATGTTTTTGTTTAAGACATGAACAGTACACTAGTTATGGCATTGCCAACAATGTTCTGCCTGTGTTAATTTTTGAATATTTGACCTGAAATGCATATTTTTTTCTGCAGGATGTCTGTGAGGTCTGCCCGGAAAAGTTGCcaaattatgaagaaaaaatcAAAAGTTTCTTTGAAGAACACCTTCACACTGATGAGGAGATCCGCTTTTGTGCTGCTGGAAGTGGTTTGTTGAAATACTTCTGCTTTGATTGTCGCGATACATTAGATATGATGTTAAATTGCTGATGTTTGTGCTTTCCTGAAGGTTATTTTGATGTTAGAGATCGAAATGATGCTTGGATTCGTGTATGGgtaaagaaaggaggaatgatcATCTTACCTGCTGGAATTTATCATCGCTTCACACTTGATGAGAGCAACTACATTAAGGTGTTGATCGTATATGACAGTACTAATATGCATTTCATTGTTGCAAATTGAAGAGAACTTCTACCTGTCAATTTCTTCCTACTAGTCCATCCCATTTTGTGGGAAGAGTGATTAAATTTACTTCGTGGCCTTGTTCCCTTTTTGGAaggcttttatttttataatcaaaggaTCTTCTACTTCGATTGGTGTCAGGCATCTGATTATTATATTTTCTACTTGTATTCTTGTGATATGCAAATATGTAACTTGATATATTTTCTTCTACCAATTGATGTTCATTTACATTAAGTTTTGCTGAATCTCGTCTACCTTTAAATGGTTAATTGTGTCTTATTATTTGGATGAATAGACATCCTGAAGGGCTGCAGAGATCCTCATTTGTTTTTGTTTATACATTTGCAGGCTTTGCGATTTTTCGTTGGTGAACCAATTTGGACTCCGTACAATCGCCCACACGATCATCTGCCTGCGAGGTATAAATTTATATGATTTGAGTTGAGTGACATTCGGGACAATCAATGGCACTCCATAAATTCATAGAACCTCATTTTT is drawn from Arachis hypogaea cultivar Tifrunner chromosome 12, arahy.Tifrunner.gnm2.J5K5, whole genome shotgun sequence and contains these coding sequences:
- the LOC140177237 gene encoding acireductone dioxygenase 2-like; this encodes MASSIKDPREEVLQAWYMDDSEEDQRLPHHKEPKQFVSLEQLAELGVLSWRLDADNHETDPELKKIREERGYTYMDVCEVCPEKLPNYEEKIKSFFEEHLHTDEEIRFCAAGSGYFDVRDRNDAWIRVWVKKGGMIILPAGIYHRFTLDESNYIKALRFFVGEPIWTPYNRPHDHLPAREEYIKAFVENDVAKQTVDAAA